The following proteins are co-located in the Streptomyces kaniharaensis genome:
- a CDS encoding RDD family protein, translated as MPYTDWFHRAGGYLLDIVPVLIIVFIGAITRTSFVIVLAYLVALAFWFYNRCILGGQGQSFGKRVMGIKLVSEETGRPIGTLMTFARDLCHILDSLACYIGWLFPLWDAKRQTFADKIVRTVVVPV; from the coding sequence ATCCCATATACCGACTGGTTCCACCGCGCCGGAGGGTACCTCCTCGACATTGTTCCCGTGCTCATCATCGTCTTCATCGGAGCCATCACCCGTACCTCTTTCGTCATCGTGCTCGCTTACCTTGTGGCGCTGGCCTTTTGGTTTTACAACCGCTGCATCCTGGGTGGGCAAGGCCAGAGTTTTGGCAAAAGAGTGATGGGCATCAAGCTCGTCTCGGAGGAGACCGGCCGGCCGATCGGCACCCTGATGACTTTCGCCCGTGACCTGTGCCACATCCTAGATTCGCTCGCCTGCTACATCGGCTGGCTCTTTCCGCTGTGGGACGCCAAGCGGCAGACGTTTGCTGACAAGATCGTTCGGACAGTGGTAGTTCCTGTGTGA
- a CDS encoding IS1380 family transposase, which produces MSKRIGSYPRVRVSGGGGGIVSQAGGVLLVETTRRTGLADALSAALAPWRKPRAVHDPGKILLDLALTVALGGDCLADVAMLRAEPAVFGPVASDPTVSRLVDTLAAAGPKALTAIRRARAEVRERVWRLAREAAPDAGGEVIVDIDGVLVMAHSEKEHAAKTWKKTFGHHPLFAFVDHGRDGSGEPVAGLLRRGNAGSNTAADHIEAARMALGQLPKKYRRGRHTLIRADSGGGTHKFLNWITARGRWLSYSVGMTITDAIHQTVLLVPASAWTPAIGPDGEIRDGAWVAELAGDVLTGWPKGMRLIVRKERPHPGAQLRFTDADGMRLTCFATNTAHVPIAHLELRHRQRARAEDRIRAARDTGLRNLPLQAAAQNQVWLEIIQLALDLLAWMPMLALTGPARRWEPKRLRLRLFSAAAQLVTTSRRRVLRLARHWPWTDVITSAFERLQALPNPG; this is translated from the coding sequence GTGAGTAAGCGTATCGGGTCGTATCCGCGTGTGCGGGTGTCGGGTGGCGGTGGCGGGATTGTCTCGCAGGCCGGCGGGGTGCTGCTGGTGGAAACGACCCGAAGAACAGGGCTGGCTGATGCGCTGTCTGCGGCGCTCGCGCCGTGGCGCAAGCCCAGGGCGGTTCATGACCCCGGCAAGATCCTGTTGGATCTCGCGCTGACAGTGGCATTGGGCGGGGACTGCCTGGCGGACGTCGCGATGCTGCGGGCCGAGCCCGCCGTGTTCGGGCCGGTGGCATCGGATCCGACTGTTTCCCGCCTGGTCGACACCCTGGCGGCGGCTGGACCCAAGGCACTGACGGCAATCCGCCGTGCTCGGGCCGAAGTCCGCGAGCGGGTCTGGCGGTTGGCCCGCGAGGCGGCCCCGGACGCGGGCGGCGAGGTGATCGTGGACATCGACGGCGTGCTGGTCATGGCGCATTCCGAGAAGGAGCACGCCGCCAAGACCTGGAAGAAGACGTTCGGCCATCACCCGCTGTTCGCGTTCGTCGACCACGGCCGAGACGGGTCCGGGGAACCTGTCGCCGGCCTGCTCAGGCGCGGGAACGCGGGCAGCAACACCGCCGCCGACCACATCGAGGCCGCCCGAATGGCCCTGGGCCAGCTGCCGAAGAAGTACCGGCGTGGACGCCACACCCTGATCCGCGCCGACTCCGGCGGCGGCACCCACAAGTTCCTCAACTGGATCACTGCACGCGGAAGGTGGCTTTCCTACTCGGTGGGGATGACCATCACCGACGCCATCCACCAGACCGTCCTGCTCGTGCCGGCCTCGGCCTGGACGCCCGCGATCGGGCCGGACGGCGAGATCCGGGACGGCGCCTGGGTGGCCGAACTCGCCGGGGACGTCCTCACTGGCTGGCCGAAGGGCATGCGGCTGATCGTCCGCAAGGAACGGCCGCACCCCGGAGCCCAGTTGCGCTTCACCGACGCCGACGGAATGCGGCTGACCTGCTTCGCCACCAACACCGCCCACGTCCCGATCGCCCACCTGGAGCTGCGGCACCGCCAGCGCGCCCGCGCCGAGGACCGCATCCGCGCCGCCCGCGACACCGGCCTGCGCAACCTCCCCCTCCAAGCGGCCGCGCAGAACCAGGTCTGGCTCGAGATCATCCAGCTCGCGCTCGACCTGCTCGCCTGGATGCCCATGCTCGCCCTCACTGGGCCCGCCCGCCGGTGGGAACCCAAACGCCTGCGGCTACGGCTGTTCTCCGCCGCCGCCCAACTCGTCACCACCAGCCGCCGCCGCGTGCTCCGCCTCGCTCGACACTGGCCCTGGACCGATGTGATCACCAGCGCCTTCGAACGGCTACAAGCCCTGCCGAACCCGGGCTGA
- a CDS encoding NAD(P)/FAD-dependent oxidoreductase, with amino-acid sequence MKQHIVVIGAGYAGLTAALRVSRRHRVTLIDPKTEFSERIRLHEVAAGRGSTGVPLRELVAGRDISTVTARAVAIDLDGRSVSLDDGTVVGYDRLVYALGSRTDTASVPGAADHAYTVERAGELSARLAGGDGTVAAVGGGLTGIEVAAELAESAAGWKTCLVTGQEPGAGLSPAGRRHVTAALERLGARIHADTRVTAVHPHGLSTDRGEIPADVVVWTATLTVPSLAAEAGLAVDARGRALVDATLRSSSHPDVFVVGDAARVSAPGIGELRMACATAMPTGAYAAEVIDALSRGRQPAPFRFRYLAQCVSLGRNDAVIQAVRADDSPHHLVITGRPAARINEWINRYTLGALNAERRRPGTYRWAKPLRTTAPNAPLPPLRKPVEEPSGRRVLFGK; translated from the coding sequence ATGAAGCAGCACATCGTGGTCATCGGTGCCGGGTACGCGGGCCTGACGGCGGCACTTCGGGTAAGCCGCCGCCACCGGGTGACGTTGATCGATCCCAAGACCGAGTTCAGCGAGCGCATCCGGCTCCACGAGGTGGCCGCCGGTCGCGGATCCACCGGCGTTCCACTGCGTGAGTTGGTGGCCGGGCGTGACATCTCCACGGTCACCGCCCGCGCCGTCGCGATCGACCTGGACGGCCGCAGCGTCTCGCTCGACGACGGCACGGTGGTCGGCTATGACCGCCTGGTGTACGCCCTCGGCAGCAGGACCGACACCGCCTCAGTGCCCGGGGCGGCGGACCATGCCTACACCGTCGAGCGGGCGGGCGAGCTGAGCGCCCGACTGGCCGGGGGCGACGGCACGGTGGCGGCCGTCGGAGGCGGGCTGACCGGTATCGAGGTGGCCGCCGAGCTCGCCGAGTCCGCTGCAGGCTGGAAAACCTGTCTGGTCACCGGACAAGAACCGGGCGCGGGCCTGTCCCCCGCCGGACGCCGGCACGTCACGGCCGCACTCGAACGGCTCGGCGCCCGCATCCACGCCGACACCAGGGTGACGGCCGTCCACCCGCACGGGCTGTCGACGGACCGCGGCGAGATCCCCGCCGACGTGGTGGTCTGGACGGCGACGCTCACCGTCCCGTCCCTTGCCGCCGAGGCCGGACTGGCCGTCGACGCCAGGGGGCGCGCCCTGGTCGACGCCACTCTTCGCTCAAGCTCGCACCCCGATGTGTTCGTCGTCGGCGACGCTGCCCGCGTGAGCGCACCCGGCATCGGGGAACTTCGCATGGCCTGCGCAACCGCCATGCCGACCGGCGCCTACGCCGCCGAGGTCATCGACGCGCTCTCCCGTGGCCGACAGCCTGCTCCGTTCCGCTTCCGCTACCTTGCCCAGTGTGTGTCCCTGGGCCGCAACGACGCGGTGATCCAAGCGGTCCGCGCGGACGACTCACCCCACCACCTAGTGATCACCGGCCGCCCCGCCGCCAGGATCAACGAGTGGATCAACCGCTACACCCTCGGCGCTCTGAACGCCGAACGCCGCCGGCCCGGCACCTACCGGTGGGCCAAGCCACTGCGCACCACTGCACCGAACGCCCCCCTCCCGCCGCTGCGGAAGCCGGTCGAGGAGCCGTCGGGCCGCCGGGTCCTGTTCGGGAAGTGA
- a CDS encoding ISAzo13 family transposase, with protein MATVLGEVLARLLPQLDERQRRLTLGAAARVLGYGGVRRVARLAGAAESTVARGARELGSDLEPAGRVRAEGGGRKLLRESDPGLVAALLALVEPDQRGDPESPLRWTVKSTRNLAAELTREGHRIGSDTVAALLKAEGFSLQGTSRTTEGARHPDRDVQFGYINARVKEFTAAGQPVISVDTKKKEVLGDYAVGGREWHRAGEPVRVRAHDFPEKDAQKAVPYGIYDLAADAGWVSVGCDWDTAAFAVATLRRWWEAEGRHRYPDATRLLITADAGGANGYRVRAWKKELADFAFATGLTVTVCHFPPGTSKWNKIEHRLFSQISTNWRGRPLTSHEVVVGCIGATTTRTGLTVHAELDPGSYPTGVTVPDHVMDRLPLDTHAWHGTWNYTLRPEPLAPEPPAVSAEFGRFPVGDKAPAWLHHPSLTGMEQPDWQDLQERYRRYLADYPPIMIPGKKTGPGTGSRYLSAADRLLVGVLKARWKIHNPPLAALLGTSQARITEAVHEANRILDALGHPIPRGAITVTTADQLASIAGHTLTSDEPAKISK; from the coding sequence ATGGCAACGGTGCTCGGGGAGGTGCTCGCCCGGCTGTTGCCGCAGCTGGATGAGCGGCAGCGGCGCCTGACGCTTGGGGCCGCGGCCAGGGTGCTGGGATACGGGGGCGTGCGCCGGGTTGCCCGCCTTGCGGGGGCGGCGGAGTCCACCGTGGCGCGCGGCGCCCGGGAGCTGGGGTCGGACCTGGAGCCCGCTGGCCGGGTCCGGGCCGAAGGGGGCGGGCGGAAACTGCTGCGTGAGAGTGATCCCGGCCTGGTGGCGGCGCTGCTGGCACTGGTCGAGCCGGACCAGCGTGGGGATCCGGAGTCGCCGTTGCGCTGGACGGTGAAGTCCACCCGGAATCTGGCGGCCGAGCTGACCCGCGAGGGCCACCGGATCGGGTCGGATACGGTCGCCGCGCTGCTGAAGGCCGAGGGCTTCTCCTTGCAGGGCACCTCGCGAACGACCGAGGGCGCCAGGCATCCGGACCGCGACGTCCAGTTCGGCTACATCAACGCGCGGGTCAAGGAGTTCACCGCGGCCGGGCAGCCGGTCATCAGCGTGGACACCAAGAAGAAGGAGGTGCTCGGCGACTACGCGGTCGGCGGGCGCGAATGGCACCGCGCCGGAGAGCCGGTGCGCGTGCGCGCGCACGACTTCCCCGAGAAGGACGCGCAGAAGGCGGTGCCGTACGGGATCTACGACCTTGCCGCGGACGCCGGCTGGGTGTCGGTGGGCTGCGACTGGGACACCGCCGCGTTCGCGGTGGCCACCCTGCGCCGCTGGTGGGAGGCCGAGGGCCGGCACCGTTACCCGGACGCGACGCGACTGCTGATCACCGCCGACGCGGGCGGGGCGAACGGCTACCGGGTGCGGGCCTGGAAGAAGGAACTCGCCGACTTCGCCTTCGCCACCGGCCTGACCGTGACTGTCTGTCACTTTCCGCCGGGCACTTCGAAGTGGAACAAGATAGAGCACCGGCTGTTCTCGCAGATCAGCACCAACTGGCGCGGACGCCCGCTGACCAGCCACGAAGTCGTCGTCGGCTGCATCGGCGCGACGACCACCCGCACCGGACTCACGGTCCACGCCGAACTCGACCCAGGCAGCTACCCCACCGGCGTCACCGTCCCCGACCATGTCATGGACCGACTTCCGCTGGACACCCACGCGTGGCACGGCACCTGGAACTACACTCTCCGCCCCGAGCCGCTCGCTCCCGAACCTCCAGCTGTCTCAGCAGAGTTCGGCCGCTTTCCCGTCGGCGACAAGGCACCCGCCTGGCTACACCACCCCAGCCTGACCGGCATGGAGCAACCCGACTGGCAGGACCTCCAGGAGCGCTACCGCCGCTACCTCGCTGACTACCCACCGATCATGATCCCGGGGAAGAAGACGGGGCCGGGCACCGGCAGTCGCTACCTGTCCGCCGCCGACCGCCTGCTGGTCGGCGTCCTCAAGGCGCGCTGGAAGATCCACAACCCGCCGCTCGCAGCCCTGCTCGGCACCTCACAGGCGCGGATCACCGAAGCAGTCCACGAAGCGAACCGGATCCTCGACGCCCTCGGCCACCCCATCCCCCGCGGAGCGATCACCGTGACCACAGCCGACCAACTCGCCTCCATCGCAGGCCACACCCTGACCTCCGACGAGCCCGCCAAGATCAGCAAGTAG